One segment of Indicator indicator isolate 239-I01 chromosome 23, UM_Iind_1.1, whole genome shotgun sequence DNA contains the following:
- the GRPEL1 gene encoding grpE protein homolog 1, mitochondrial has translation MAAVAQCVRAALRPRYPLLSFSLRTSPRLLCVATQQKNSGQNLEEDQSQRQNEQRAEPSSAEKTLAEEKAKLEEQLKEVTDKYKRALADAENVRQRSQKLVEEAKLYGIQSFCKDLLEVADILEKATESVPKEEIKDENPHLKSLYEGLVMTELQIQKVFKKHGLLRLDPVGAKFNPYEHEALFHTPMEGKEPGTIALVSKIGYKLHGRTLRPALVGVVKDA, from the exons ATGGCGGCGGTGGCTCAGTGCGTGCGGGCCGCACTGCGCCCGCGGTACCCGctgctcagcttctccctgaG GACTTCTCCACGACTTCTTTGTGTagcaacacaacagaaaaatagTGGCCAGAACTTGGAAGAGGACCAGAGTCAGAGACaaaatgagcagagggctgaacccagctctgctgaaaaaACATTAGCTGAGGAAAAGGCCAAACTGGAGGAACAACTAAAAGAAGTTACT GACAAGTACAAGAGAGCCTTGGCAGATGCAGAAAATGTGAGACAAAGAAGCCAGAAGTTGGTGGAAGAGGCAAAGTTATATG GGATTCAGAGCTTCTGTAAGGACTTACTAGAAGTTGCAGACATCTTGGAGAAAGCAACAGAAAGTGTCCCAAAAGAAGAGATCAAGGATGAAAATCCTCACTTGAAGAGTTTATATGAAGGTCTTGTTATGACAGAATTACAGATTcagaaagtgtttaaaaaacatgGCCTGCTGAGACTGGATCCTGTGGGAGCCAAGTTCAATCCCTATGAACACGAGGCATTGTTCCATACTCCCATGGAAGGGAAGGAGCCTGGCACTATCGCGTTGGTGTCCAAGATTGGCTATAAGCTGCACGGCCGTACGCTGCGGCCCGCCTTGGTGGGTGTTGTGAAAGACGCGTAG